CGATCTTCAGATCGGAAGCCGAAGCGTTTTTTACTTCGACGGGCATAGGAGTATGTTTATTGGTAGAGAGAGAGAGAGGAATCTTTTTTTTTGACCTCCGATAACGGATTAAGGATCGATCCAAACTGAGCGAATCGCATTGAAGCAATCTCCTTTCTTGATGAAATCAAAATTAGCGAATGCCAGATCGTCTCCGCTTAAATTAGTTTTTCTTGCCCAGTAAAACGCTAAGCGTCTTTGCTTAGCAGCGGCGTGTTGATTGCGATCGTATCGGGATATTTCAGACCGCTGCCCGCGTTGAGCAAACAGCCGTTTTCAAGCAGTTTCCAAGCCGCCGCAAGCGTAGCCGCGCCTTCGGGACAGACAAACAGCCCTTCGGTTTTGGCGAGCAGGCTTTGCGCCTCTAGCAACTCGTCGTTGGCGCGGAAAAACCGGTTAGCGCCCTTACGCGCATAAATCTCGGCTCGCCGTTTGCGATCGCAGACGATTTATAGCGGCGGCGATTATATCGTCGTCGTCCGCGCTAGGCGCTAAAAAGGTCTGCTTCGCGCCGTCAAGGAACGTGAAGGCTATAGTATGCCGATAGTTTTGGACGACCGACACGCCGCGTTTGGCGGCAAGCGTTTTGATTGCCATTAGATCGATAAAGCGTCGCGTTGGCGCGTCCGCCGCGCCGAAGCGATCGGCAATCTCGCCGCCAAGCTCGTAAACCGCCTCGATCGTATCCGCTTGCGCGAAGCGGCGGTATAGATCGAGTCTTAAACGTTCCTGCTCGACTAGCTCTTTGCTGATATAGGCTTTGATCGTCAGCCGAATTTCCGCGTTTTTTTTACTCTCTTTTTTAACGCCGTTTAGATCGCTAAGCGCCTCTTCTAGCATTTTGAGATATAGCCCGTAGCCTATTTGTTTGATATGCCCGCTCTGATCCGCGCCCAAGATATTGCCTCCGCCGCGAATCTCTAGATCGTGAAACGCCAGCGCCGATCCGCTTCCAAGATACGAGGCGTTTTCCAGCGCTAAAAGCCGTTTTTTCGCCTCGCTAGTCAAACTTTCCTCGTCCTCGATCAAAAAATAGCAGTAACCTTGCCTGCGGGAGCGCCCGACTCTGCCGCGAAGCTGATGCAGATCGGCTACGCCGAATCGATCCGCGCCGTCGATAATAATCGTGTTGGCGTTTGGCAGATGAATGCCAGATTCGACAATCGTCGTGCAAAGTAGCGCGTCGTATTCGCCTTTTTCAAAGCGCAGCAACTCGTTTTCCGTTACCTCTTCGGCGACTTTTGAGTGCAGAACTAAGATTTTCAAGTTTGGCAAAATCTCTAATAACGCGCGTTTTTTGCCCTCTATGCCGGCAATGCGGTTGAATATGTAAAAAACCTGCCCGCCGCGCTTAATTTCACGCAAGATCGCCTCTTTGACGACCTTTTCGTCGTAATTTTTCACTATGGTGCGCACGTCTTCGCGATCAAGCGGCGGCGTAAGAATGGAACTCATCTGTTTGATTTGGCTAAGCGCCATATTAAGGCTTCTTGGAATCGGCGTGGCGGACATAGAGAGCAGATGTATATGCGCGGATTTATCTTTTAGCGCCTCCTTTTGCTTGACGCCGAATTTATGTTCCTCGTCGATCACCATCAGCGCGAGGCGGTTAAATTCCGCCGATAGTAGCGCGTGCGTGCCTACCACGACGCCGATCGCGCCGCTTTTTAGCCCCGCTAAAATCTCCTTTTTCTCTTTTGCGTCAACAAAGCGATCGAGTCTATAAACCTCGATTCCTTGCGGCGCGAAACGGCTTTTCAAACTCTCGTGATGCTGATGGCTAAGCAACGTGGTCGGGACTATCATAGCCGCCTGAAAACCGGCTTGATACGTCGCTAAGATCGCGTTCATCGCCGCTTCGGTTTTGCCAAAACCCACGTCGCCGCTAAGCAGCCTATCCATCGGTCTGCCGCTTTTCAAGTCCGAAAAAATCTCCTCGATCGATCGCGCCTGATCCGCCGTATAATCAAAACCGGCGTCGTTTTGAAAACGCTCGATAGCTCCTTCGTCGATCTCGATAATTGGCGCGTCGATCACCTCTCGCGTAGCCGCGCGTCTAATAATTTCGTTCGCAATCTCGTAGAGCTTAGCTCTTGCGCCCTCTTTAATGCGCGCAAAACCGCCTTTGCCAAGCCGATCGAGAATCGGCGCCGCGCCGCTTTGCGCCACAAAACGATCGATTAGATACAGGTTTTCGACGGGCAGTAAGAGTTTATCGTCGCCGGCATAGGCGATCGCCGCAAAATCGCGCGCGCCGCCCAAGAGATTAACCTGCTCAAGCCCAAGAAAGCGCCCTACGCCGTAGTTTTCATGAACGACTAGATCGCCGACGCTAAGCGAGTCCAAAAACAGCGTA
The Helicobacteraceae bacterium genome window above contains:
- a CDS encoding DEAD/DEAH box helicase encodes the protein MHKPLPRAAHTAASLFSFLKTRPNFGGAIVNDDKSAYWCADALKLLGREVFVLPDLRANFGDDLRSYQGELIAFSEALGGFYASKNNDKFLIAPIAAIVKPLPAPTLFGSATLNFGDEIDIAKLRQKLIDWGYDIVDTVEQKGEASFRGEAIDIFCASYENAIRILLDRTQIESIRRIDIVTQKSEKNELESVVIRPALFAIEGDTSRKLNELIKNDESDAFIKDIIGVGLWKLPALGLCVDFAEIADFCVAENIDDELDEIYINPDNLPPRERIEKLKKAPEIGNYKALRADDPKTLIAFHKNKRSIVALRYETQLKALGIDAKEATLFFTDSALSLIGANELIVSLNKPSWQKKRRKNPTLFLDSLSVGDLVVHENYGVGRFLGLEQVNLLGGARDFAAIAYAGDDKLLLPVENLYLIDRFVAQSGAAPILDRLGKGGFARIKEGARAKLYEIANEIIRRAATREVIDAPIIEIDEGAIERFQNDAGFDYTADQARSIEEIFSDLKSGRPMDRLLSGDVGFGKTEAAMNAILATYQAGFQAAMIVPTTLLSHQHHESLKSRFAPQGIEVYRLDRFVDAKEKKEILAGLKSGAIGVVVGTHALLSAEFNRLALMVIDEEHKFGVKQKEALKDKSAHIHLLSMSATPIPRSLNMALSQIKQMSSILTPPLDREDVRTIVKNYDEKVVKEAILREIKRGGQVFYIFNRIAGIEGKKRALLEILPNLKILVLHSKVAEEVTENELLRFEKGEYDALLCTTIVESGIHLPNANTIIIDGADRFGVADLHQLRGRVGRSRRQGYCYFLIEDEESLTSEAKKRLLALENASYLGSGSALAFHDLEIRGGGNILGADQSGHIKQIGYGLYLKMLEEALSDLNGVKKESKKNAEIRLTIKAYISKELVEQERLRLDLYRRFAQADTIEAVYELGGEIADRFGAADAPTRRFIDLMAIKTLAAKRGVSVVQNYRHTIAFTFLDGAKQTFLAPSADDDDIIAAAINRLRSQTASRDLCA